The following DNA comes from Paenibacillus crassostreae.
AGCGTAGATACGATGTTATGTGAAGGAAATGGCATCTTGGAATAACAAAAGATCAATTGTACTTACTAATTAATTCATTTAAATACTCATCTCTGTCAATTGTATCGTCTAACAGCACTGCATTAACAAATATCTCTATTAATTTTGGTTTATCATAGGTATCTAAGATATGTGGGTGATTATTTGTTAAATACTTAATTAAATGTGATAGTGTAATAAAATAGGTATTACAGGCCATATTTAATATCATTAATTCTTCATTAGTATTTGATTTGGATAAATTCATCTTGAAAACTTCATCAGAAGAATAGTCATCTAAAATTTGATCTCTATAGACTTTCAAAGATGTTGGATCCGAATGTTCATGTTTGCTCGCTTCCCTGTATAACGATATATATATACCAAATAGTAACTTATCTTCTCGAGCCAAACCTGCTAGTGTTAATGGGATCATAGAATACTTATCTTTCAAGTCATATCCATTTCTTTTCAATTCTTTTTTACATTCATTAAATTTATTTATTCGGTTTGGATAATCACTTTCATTAAGCCAACCTTTATCAATAGCCTTCCTTAAATCCTTTAGAAATTTGTAATCATTCTTAATGGGTTGCATTGTAAACTCTTTATATCTTTTCTTGGATGAATCATCATTGCATAAAAATTCTATTAACATAAAATTATTTATTTGTGATCTTAATAATATATATGATTCTTCAGTAAAATTGTTCTCAAGTAAAACTAGTAAACTACTAAGAAGATTTGTCTGTTTAGCATAGAGGGTTATAATATCTCGAACATTTTCAAAGCCCGGTTGAATTATTACTGGACTTTCTTCTCTAAGAAAATGTATACTTACTTCTTCTATAAATCTTTTAATAAAAGATATTTTGTCTAATTTCTCCAATGGGTTCACCTTCATAATTTTATATTTTCATTTCTTTCACATAACGTTGTTGTATTCACGACGTCCCACCACCTTAAGCCCGAAGGGCGGCCGCGATGCGGTTAGGTGGTGCGGATGTGTCCGGCTGCATCTACTTCCCTGAACTCTGAAATGCCTCTCCGAAATGCCTCGAACTCCGGCCGGACCGAGGGCCGAATGGCCCGAAGCATGAATATTGTGTTAGGTGAAGTCATTGACATCGAAGCACTACTACATGCTTTGATAGTATGTATGAATTCTTTTTATTGTTGGAAATTCTTCAGAATAAATCAGAACAGAAATAAATTTATCTCTAACTGATGATGGTACCCATTCTTCTAAAGGTATCCTCTGTATCATAAACTTTATGTTGTAATAGAATATCCCTCTATTTATGTACCAATCCCTTACACTTCTGATATTCTTCCGGCTGATCGTTGTTGATTCTCCAATAATAAAATCCGAGCAAAGTTTGGTCCAATGCAGATTAAACTCGATCTCAGATTTCATCATTCCTATATATTTTTTATGATATTTTTTTCTGTACCTTTTCTTCATTGAACCCCCACA
Coding sequences within:
- a CDS encoding DUF5677 domain-containing protein; this translates as MEKLDKISFIKRFIEEVSIHFLREESPVIIQPGFENVRDIITLYAKQTNLLSSLLVLLENNFTEESYILLRSQINNFMLIEFLCNDDSSKKRYKEFTMQPIKNDYKFLKDLRKAIDKGWLNESDYPNRINKFNECKKELKRNGYDLKDKYSMIPLTLAGLAREDKLLFGIYISLYREASKHEHSDPTSLKVYRDQILDDYSSDEVFKMNLSKSNTNEELMILNMACNTYFITLSHLIKYLTNNHPHILDTYDKPKLIEIFVNAVLLDDTIDRDEYLNELISKYN